The sequence CTTGATCGTCGGCGACGAGGATCTGAGGGCAACCCGCGAGGGTCTTGATATCGGGCATGTCGGTGGAAGACACAAGCCGCGTGCCAGCGGCGCGGCTGTCGTATCTCCATTGACCGTCACTGGTTAGGGCCGACGGCCGCGCGCAGACCGCCTGGCCACTGTCCGAATCTGGGACGGTGCGTTCCCGGTGCGGACCAACCCTACCCAGTCTGCTTGTTGATCGCCGCCTGTCCGGCGTCCCGGAAGGCGCGAGAGACGCCGCCGACCCCGAGCTTCACGCCCCCGAAGATCCGCGAGACGACGAGCGCGCCTTCGATGTCGTGTTTCCTCAGGAGTTCCAGCAGCACCCGTCCCGGGTGGCCGACCTCGCCGTCATCCTTGGACGCCTCCAGCACGGTGCCGGACGGGTCGCGGAGGCGATGAGCCCAGCAGTGGTGGTTGGCCTTGCGGTAGTCGCGCTTGCGGAGGCGTAGCAGCGCATCCATCTCATCGGCCGATCCGAGGGGCGAGAGCAGGGCGTAGAAGCGCGAGCGTTCCACCGTGAGCGCGAACTCGCTGGTGCTGCGCACCTTCACGACGTGGTGCCTTCCTGGGCAGTCAGTTCGAGCACGAAGATGGTGCCTTGTCCTGGAGCGGACGTGAACGTGAGCCGTCCGCGCAGATGACGTTCGGCGAGCAACCGCGCGCTGTAGGTGCCGACCCCGCGACCGCGCCCGCCCTTGGTCGAGAACGACCGCTGAAAGACCTGCAGCCTGACGGCATCGGGCATCACGCTCTCGTTGTGCACCGCAAAGCGCGTGGGCAGTCCGCTTTCGAACGAGATGGTGACCGACTGGCCGGCGCCCGACGCTTCGAGCGCATTCTTGACGAGGTTGCCCAGCACGCGGCGCAGCAGCATCCCGTCGGTGATGATGGTCGCCTCTCCGGCCATGTTCACCGCGATGCTCTTGCCGGTCGCAACCGAGTGGTGCCGGTACAGGTTGACCAGATCCTCGATCAACTCGCGAACGTCGATCTCAACAGGCCGCGCCGTGAGTTCGCCCCGCTCGGCGGCCGCCAGGTCGCGCTGCGCTTCGATCTCCTCGACGACCTGCGCGGCCAGCGGCGCGATCCGGCCGCTGAACTCCACAGCCTCCTCCGGCGTGAGATGCGGCCAGAGTCTCAGGATGTCGCGAAGCCCGCCCGCCGCGTTCAGGACGTCGTGGAAGAACATCCGCTCGAGCACGCGCCGCCGCTGTTCGCCGCTGGTGTCGCGAATCGCAAATACCGCGAAGCGCCCGCCCGCGATCTCGATCGGCGTCGTCCAGACCTGCAGGTCGAGCGAGTCGCCGCCGAGTTCCGGTTTCAGCGTCAGCCGGCACTCCTCGCCGGTAGGCTCGCCGATTGACTGTGTCCTGGCGGTCGCGCGCGCCGCGCCGCACAGGGCGCAGGCGGGGGTCGTTCCGCACCCGGCCGGCTCGCTCTCACTGTTTTGACAGCCGATGGCCTGTCCCACGCGCAGGCCCAGCAGTTCGCCCTCAGATCTCTTCGCCAACTGCTCGAACCGGAGGTTCGCCCTCACGATCTGTCGGTGGTCGTTGATGATGGCGGCCGGCTCGGGAAAGCTCTCGAGCAGGGTTCCCACGACCGGTTCAGCCGCCAGGAGCTCTCGCTGGCGGACGATGGTCGTCATCGGCACGCGCTCGGGAGGAGCGAAGAAGGTGACCGGCGAGTCGTGGGACGGCACGCTCATGGACACACCTGCGCGCCGCTCTCGCCAAGCACGTCGCCCAGGGCGGTCACGA comes from Vicinamibacterales bacterium and encodes:
- a CDS encoding HAMP domain-containing sensor histidine kinase, which translates into the protein MSVPSHDSPVTFFAPPERVPMTTIVRQRELLAAEPVVGTLLESFPEPAAIINDHRQIVRANLRFEQLAKRSEGELLGLRVGQAIGCQNSESEPAGCGTTPACALCGAARATARTQSIGEPTGEECRLTLKPELGGDSLDLQVWTTPIEIAGGRFAVFAIRDTSGEQRRRVLERMFFHDVLNAAGGLRDILRLWPHLTPEEAVEFSGRIAPLAAQVVEEIEAQRDLAAAERGELTARPVEIDVRELIEDLVNLYRHHSVATGKSIAVNMAGEATIITDGMLLRRVLGNLVKNALEASGAGQSVTISFESGLPTRFAVHNESVMPDAVRLQVFQRSFSTKGGRGRGVGTYSARLLAERHLRGRLTFTSAPGQGTIFVLELTAQEGTTS
- a CDS encoding YigZ family protein, which encodes MKVRSTSEFALTVERSRFYALLSPLGSADEMDALLRLRKRDYRKANHHCWAHRLRDPSGTVLEASKDDGEVGHPGRVLLELLRKHDIEGALVVSRIFGGVKLGVGGVSRAFRDAGQAAINKQTG